In the Populus trichocarpa isolate Nisqually-1 chromosome 1, P.trichocarpa_v4.1, whole genome shotgun sequence genome, one interval contains:
- the LOC18095226 gene encoding probable pectinesterase 29: MVTGDKTAFYQCGFAGVQNTLLDDGGRHYFKRCSIQGAVDFIFVSGQSIYEDCSIQALGGFIPAQGRTNPNDANGNHITFAEYGNFGPGADTSKRVSWAKKLSIQSLEELTSKSFINSDN; the protein is encoded by the exons ATGGTAACCGGCGACAAGACTGCATTTTACCAATGTGGCTTTGCAGGGGTGCAAAACACACTGTTGGATGATGGAGGCAGGCATTACTTCAAGCGTTGCAGCATACAGGGTGCTGTTGATTTCATCTTTGTAAGTGGCCAATCTATTTATGAG GATTGCTCTATACAAGCACTTGGAGGGTTTATTCCAGCACAAGGAAGAACGAATCCAAATGATGCAAATGG GAACCATATAACATTTGCCGAGTATGGCAACTTCGGTCCAGGAGCTGACACTTCAAAAAGGGTTAGCTGGGCAAAGAAGCTGAGCATTCAGAGCTTGGAAGAATTAACCAGCAAGTCTTTCATTAATAGCGATAACTAG
- the LOC18095225 gene encoding 60S ribosomal protein L13a-2: MVSGSGICAKRIVVDARHHMLGRLASILAKELLNGQKVVVVRCEEICISGGLVRQKMKYLRFLRKRMNTKPSHGPIHFRAPSKILWRTIRGMIPHKTKRGEAALARLKVFEGVPPPYDKTKRMVIPDALKVLRLQPGHKYCLLGQLSSEVGWNHYDTIKELEMKRKERAQLIYERKKQLAKLRVKAEKTAEEKLGPQLDIIAPLKY; this comes from the exons ATGGTGTCTGGGTCAGGGATCTGTGCAAAAAGAATTGTTGTTGATGCAAGGCATCATATGCTAGGCAGGCTTGCATCAATACTTGCTAAAGAGCTACTAAATGGGCAGAAAGTTGTTGTTGTTAGGTGTGAAGAGATTTGTATCTCTGGTGGTTTAGTAAGGCAGAAAATGAAGTACCTAAGGTTCTTGAGGAAACGCATGAACACTAAGCCTTCTCATGGTCCTATTCACTTCAGGGCTCCTTCCAAGATTCTCTGGCGTACCATTAGAgg gATGATTCCTCACAAGACCAAGCGTGGAGAGGCTGCTCTTGCTCGTTTGAAGGTTTTTGAGGGTGTTCCTCCTCCATATGATAAGACAAAGAGGATGGTGATCCCTGATGCTCTCAA GGTTTTGAGGCTCCAGCCTGGACACAAGTATTGCTTGTTAGGACAGCTTTCATCTGAGGTTGGATGGAACCACTATGATACCATCAAG GAGCTTGAGatgaagagaaaggaaagagccCAGTTGATCTATGAGAGAAAGAAGCAGCTGGCAAAACTGAGGGTTAAGGCTGAGAAGACTGCAGAGGAGAAGCTTGGTCCCCAGCTAGACATCATTGCTCCACTCAAATATTGA